A window of Streptomyces marispadix contains these coding sequences:
- a CDS encoding carbohydrate kinase family protein, producing the protein MRIAVTGSIANDHLMTFPGRFSDQLVADQLHTVSLSFLVDSLEIRRGGVGANIAFGMGQLGANPILVGAAGEDFEEYRAWLDRHGVDTESVHISELRHTARFVCTTDEAHNQIGSFYTGAMSEARQIELQTVAERVGGLDLVCISADDPEAMTRHTEECRKRGIPFAADFSQQIARMEGEDIRTLMEGATYLFSNEYEKELIETKTGWSDKEILAKVGTRVVTLGAKGVRIEREGQEPIVVGVPKEEAKADPTGVGDAFRAGFLSGLAWGVSMERAAQVGCMLATLVIETVGTQEYELRRAHFMERFTGQYGEEAAAEVAAHLN; encoded by the coding sequence GTGCGTATCGCAGTCACCGGCTCCATCGCGAACGACCACCTGATGACGTTCCCTGGCCGGTTCTCCGACCAGCTTGTCGCCGATCAGTTGCACACCGTCTCGCTCTCCTTCCTCGTCGACTCGCTTGAGATCAGGCGTGGCGGAGTGGGCGCCAACATCGCCTTCGGCATGGGGCAGTTGGGAGCGAACCCGATCCTGGTCGGCGCCGCGGGCGAGGACTTCGAGGAGTACCGGGCCTGGCTCGACAGGCACGGAGTGGACACCGAGTCCGTCCACATCTCGGAGCTGCGGCACACCGCCCGCTTCGTCTGCACCACCGACGAGGCACACAACCAGATCGGCTCCTTCTACACGGGCGCCATGAGCGAGGCCCGCCAGATCGAGCTCCAGACCGTCGCGGAGCGCGTCGGCGGTCTCGACCTCGTCTGCATCAGCGCCGACGACCCCGAGGCGATGACCCGGCACACCGAGGAGTGCCGCAAGCGCGGCATCCCCTTCGCCGCGGACTTCTCGCAGCAGATCGCGCGCATGGAGGGCGAGGACATCCGCACCCTCATGGAGGGCGCCACCTACCTCTTCTCCAACGAGTACGAGAAGGAGCTCATCGAGACCAAGACCGGCTGGAGCGACAAGGAGATACTCGCCAAGGTCGGCACCCGCGTCGTCACGCTCGGCGCGAAGGGCGTCCGTATCGAACGCGAGGGCCAGGAGCCCATCGTGGTCGGCGTGCCCAAGGAAGAGGCCAAGGCCGACCCGACCGGCGTCGGCGACGCCTTCCGTGCGGGCTTCCTCTCCGGCCTCGCCTGGGGTGTGAGCATGGAGCGCGCCGCTCAGGTCGGCTGCATGCTGGCCACCCTCGTCATCGAGACGGTGGGGACGCAGGAGTACGAGCTGCGGCGCGCCCACTTCATGGAGCGCTTCACCGGGCAGTACGGCGAGGAGGCGGCGGCGGAAGTCGCCGCGCATCTCAACTGA
- a CDS encoding HesB/IscA family protein: protein MSVSDDTAVSEGIILSDAAAAKVKSLLEQEGRDDLALRVAVQPGGCSGLRYQLFFDERSLDGDVVKDFDGVKVVTDRMSAPYLGGASIDFVDTIEKQGFTIDNPNATGSCACGDSFN from the coding sequence ATGTCCGTATCGGACGACACCGCTGTGAGCGAGGGCATCATCCTGTCCGACGCCGCCGCGGCGAAGGTCAAGAGCCTGCTCGAGCAGGAGGGCCGTGACGACCTGGCGCTTCGGGTCGCCGTCCAGCCCGGTGGCTGTTCCGGCCTTCGGTACCAGCTCTTCTTCGACGAGCGCTCGCTCGACGGCGACGTGGTCAAGGACTTCGACGGTGTGAAGGTCGTCACCGACCGCATGAGCGCGCCCTACCTGGGCGGTGCCTCGATCGACTTCGTCGACACCATCGAGAAGCAGGGCTTCACCATCGACAATCCGAACGCGACGGGCTCCTGCGCCTGCGGCGACTCGTTCAACTGA
- a CDS encoding GNAT family N-acetyltransferase, translating to MLLRPVRDTEEDAEAVRRLAEASFAVFESNPGTATVMNPPAVRPAPGQPARSRERVRHLARTDPGGGWIATDTGGRPVGAAQSLVREGTWGLALLAVLPEAQGKGVGTALLGRTVQYGRACLRGIVCCSPHPVAARAYRKAGFDVHPVMRLDGSVDPGRLAAPDGPVVVGSAAQRDMMDSVDRRLRGGAHGVDHTFMLRHHRLFVVDEFTGSGYCYLREDGRVELLAATSRRLATRLLTAALLSLPEGGRASLRDVTAEQQWAVDVGLAAGLELSTGGYLCLRGMRPPSPYIPSAGFL from the coding sequence ATGCTGCTGCGACCTGTCCGGGACACGGAGGAGGACGCCGAGGCCGTACGGCGGCTGGCCGAGGCGTCCTTCGCCGTCTTCGAGTCGAACCCCGGCACCGCGACCGTGATGAATCCGCCCGCCGTGAGGCCCGCTCCGGGGCAGCCCGCGCGAAGCCGGGAGCGGGTCCGCCACCTGGCCCGTACGGACCCGGGCGGCGGCTGGATCGCCACCGACACCGGCGGTCGCCCCGTCGGCGCCGCCCAGTCGCTGGTGCGGGAGGGCACCTGGGGGCTCGCGCTGCTGGCCGTACTCCCCGAGGCGCAGGGCAAGGGCGTCGGCACGGCGCTGCTGGGACGCACCGTCCAGTACGGCCGGGCCTGTCTGCGGGGCATCGTGTGCTGCTCGCCGCATCCGGTCGCGGCACGTGCGTACCGCAAGGCGGGGTTCGACGTGCATCCGGTGATGCGGCTGGACGGCTCGGTGGACCCGGGGCGGCTCGCGGCGCCCGACGGTCCGGTAGTGGTGGGCTCGGCCGCCCAGCGGGACATGATGGACTCCGTCGACCGGCGGCTGCGGGGCGGCGCCCACGGGGTCGACCACACGTTCATGCTGCGCCATCACCGTCTGTTCGTCGTCGACGAGTTCACGGGCAGCGGCTACTGCTATCTCCGCGAGGACGGCCGGGTCGAACTGCTCGCCGCCACCTCCCGCCGTCTGGCGACCCGGCTGCTGACGGCCGCGCTGCTGAGCCTTCCCGAGGGTGGCCGGGCGTCGCTGCGCGACGTGACCGCCGAGCAGCAGTGGGCGGTGGACGTCGGGCTGGCGGCCGGGCTGGAGTTGAGCACAGGCGGCTATCTCTGCCTTCGCGGGATGCGGCCGCCGTCGCCGTACATCCCGTCGGCGGGATTCCTTTGA
- a CDS encoding response regulator, producing MTIRVVLADDQALLRSAFKVLVDSEPDMEVVAEASDGAEAVDVVRASGADVVLMDIRMPGTDGLDATRAISSDPALSGVKVVILTTFEVDEYVVQALRAGACGFIGKGAEPEELLTAIRTAAKGDALLSPAATKGLIASFLAQESPYAAQDTAGEDRTADGEARRPVDVLTGREREVLTLIGGGLSNDEIAERLAVSPLTVKTHVNRTMSKLGARDRAQLVVAAYENGLVRPGHG from the coding sequence ATGACGATCCGGGTGGTGCTGGCCGACGACCAGGCGCTGTTGCGCAGCGCCTTCAAGGTCCTGGTGGACTCCGAGCCGGACATGGAGGTCGTCGCCGAGGCGTCCGACGGGGCCGAGGCCGTCGATGTCGTACGAGCTTCGGGCGCCGACGTGGTGCTGATGGACATCCGCATGCCGGGCACCGACGGCCTCGACGCCACGCGCGCCATCAGTTCCGACCCGGCGCTGTCCGGGGTCAAGGTCGTGATCCTCACCACGTTCGAGGTGGACGAGTACGTAGTGCAGGCCCTGCGGGCCGGGGCCTGTGGATTCATCGGCAAGGGCGCCGAGCCTGAGGAACTGCTGACCGCGATCCGTACCGCCGCCAAGGGCGACGCCCTGCTCTCGCCCGCCGCCACCAAGGGACTGATCGCCTCCTTCCTGGCGCAGGAGAGCCCCTACGCGGCGCAGGACACGGCGGGCGAGGACCGCACGGCCGACGGGGAGGCCAGGCGCCCCGTCGACGTTCTCACCGGCCGCGAACGCGAGGTGCTGACCCTGATCGGCGGCGGCCTCAGCAACGACGAGATAGCGGAGCGGCTCGCGGTCAGCCCGCTCACCGTGAAGACGCATGTGAACCGCACCATGTCGAAGCTCGGGGCGCGCGACCGGGCGCAGCTGGTGGTCGCCGCGTATGAGAACGGCCTGGTGCGTCCGGGCCACGGCTGA
- a CDS encoding sensor histidine kinase, which translates to MRAHPYAVDALIALGVFVAILVGAAAESSPGQEVSPRFGRRDVAPATALLAALACGVLVLRRRAPMPVLCITGLVTVVGLIVDPGTGASGGHRAPIVISAIIALYTVSNRTDRVTSVRVGVLTVVVLTAAGMLLGTRPWYAQDNLATFAWTGLAAAAGEAVRNRRAFVDAMRERAERAERTREEEARRRVAEERMRIARELHDVVAHHIALVNVQAGVASHVMDQRPDQAKEALAHVREASRHALNELQATVGLLRQSGESVAPTEPAPGLGVLDELVEGFTRAGLSVSVDVTSEGAGDVRDAREGGGTPPGGARTPEGARTSEDARTPGDAHTTAEARTPGDTCTTGNAEAQRALPSAVDLTAYRVVQEALTNVQKHVGAGAHAEVRIVTRRDALEITVTDDGEGAADDPATQAETGGGAGRGNAPGTGATGSTAAAAPHGPAPAPTPAPPQPQPPAPVRESGSAREPAPEQGGGHGLIGMRERAVALHGECETGPLPGGGFRVHVRLPIQQPRAAETGPTGFRAEEGASA; encoded by the coding sequence ATGCGCGCCCACCCCTACGCCGTCGACGCGCTCATCGCGCTCGGCGTCTTCGTCGCCATACTGGTCGGCGCCGCCGCCGAGTCCTCGCCCGGGCAGGAGGTGAGCCCCCGCTTCGGCCGTCGTGACGTGGCCCCCGCTACGGCCCTGCTGGCGGCGCTCGCCTGCGGCGTTCTGGTGCTGCGCCGCCGGGCTCCGATGCCGGTGCTGTGCATCACCGGGCTCGTCACCGTGGTCGGTCTGATCGTCGATCCCGGTACGGGCGCCTCCGGTGGGCATCGCGCGCCCATCGTCATCTCCGCGATCATCGCCCTGTACACGGTCTCCAATCGCACCGACCGCGTCACCAGCGTCCGCGTGGGCGTGCTGACCGTGGTGGTGCTCACCGCCGCCGGGATGCTGCTCGGCACCCGCCCCTGGTACGCACAGGACAACCTCGCCACGTTCGCCTGGACGGGGCTGGCCGCCGCCGCGGGGGAGGCCGTACGCAACCGGCGTGCCTTCGTGGACGCCATGCGTGAGCGTGCCGAACGGGCCGAGCGCACACGCGAGGAGGAGGCGCGCCGCCGCGTAGCCGAGGAGCGCATGCGCATCGCCCGCGAACTGCACGACGTGGTCGCCCACCACATCGCGCTCGTCAACGTGCAGGCCGGCGTCGCCTCCCACGTCATGGACCAGCGTCCCGACCAGGCCAAGGAGGCACTGGCCCACGTACGGGAGGCGAGCCGCCACGCGCTGAACGAACTCCAGGCCACGGTCGGCCTGTTGCGCCAGTCCGGCGAGAGCGTCGCGCCCACGGAGCCCGCGCCGGGGCTGGGCGTACTGGACGAGCTGGTCGAAGGGTTCACCAGGGCCGGCCTTTCGGTCTCGGTGGACGTCACCTCCGAGGGCGCCGGGGACGTCCGCGACGCGCGGGAGGGCGGGGGCACACCGCCCGGTGGGGCCCGTACGCCGGAGGGTGCTCGCACGTCAGAAGACGCCCGTACGCCGGGAGACGCCCATACGACCGCGGAGGCCCGTACGCCCGGAGACACCTGTACGACCGGGAACGCGGAGGCGCAGCGCGCTCTGCCGTCGGCGGTGGACCTCACCGCGTACCGCGTGGTCCAGGAGGCCCTGACGAATGTGCAGAAGCACGTCGGTGCGGGGGCGCACGCCGAGGTGCGGATCGTGACGCGGCGAGACGCCCTGGAGATCACGGTCACGGACGACGGCGAAGGCGCCGCGGACGATCCGGCCACGCAGGCGGAGACGGGCGGGGGAGCCGGACGTGGCAACGCCCCCGGCACGGGCGCCACCGGCAGCACAGCCGCCGCGGCTCCCCATGGACCTGCCCCTGCGCCCACGCCCGCGCCGCCGCAGCCCCAACCCCCCGCTCCCGTCCGGGAGTCGGGCTCAGCCCGCGAGCCGGCGCCCGAGCAGGGCGGCGGCCATGGACTCATCGGAATGCGCGAGCGGGCCGTCGCGCTCCACGGCGAGTGCGAGACGGGCCCGCTGCCGGGCGGCGGCTTCCGCGTGCACGTACGGCTGCCGATACAGCAGCCACGGGCAGCGGAGACCGGCCCGACCGGCTTCCGCGCCGAGGAAGGCGCGTCCGCATGA
- the pspAA gene encoding PspA-associated protein PspAA, whose product MIVRIMGEGQVKLDDSHFAELNKLDDELLSEMENGDEEGFRRTLTALLNAVRTMGTSLRDDSLEPSELILPAPDASLEEVREMLTEDGLIPN is encoded by the coding sequence ATGATCGTACGGATCATGGGGGAAGGCCAGGTGAAGCTGGACGACAGCCACTTCGCCGAGCTGAACAAGCTGGACGACGAGCTGCTCTCCGAGATGGAGAACGGAGACGAGGAAGGCTTCCGCCGCACCCTGACGGCTCTCCTCAACGCCGTACGGACGATGGGCACTTCGCTTCGCGACGACTCCCTGGAGCCGTCCGAGCTGATCCTCCCCGCGCCTGACGCGTCGCTCGAAGAGGTGCGGGAGATGCTCACGGAAGACGGCCTCATTCCCAACTGA
- a CDS encoding PspA/IM30 family protein, with protein MGMIFRAKANKALDRAEDPRETLDYSYQKQLELLQKVRRGVADVATSRKRLELQMSQLQGQSSKLEEQGKKALALGREDLAREALSRRAALQQQVTDLESQHQTLQGEEEKLTLASQRLQAKVDAFRTKKETIKATYTAAQAQTRIGEAFSGISEEMGDVGMAIQRAEDKTAQLQARSGAIDELLASGALDDPSGMAKDDITAELDRLSGGTDVELELQRMKAELAGGSEGGGRQAIESGGTEQAQGQAQGQGQDQQQSQDTPRFEK; from the coding sequence ATGGGGATGATCTTCCGCGCGAAGGCCAACAAGGCCCTGGACCGGGCCGAGGACCCGCGCGAGACGCTGGACTACTCGTACCAGAAGCAGCTTGAGCTGCTACAGAAGGTGCGCCGTGGGGTCGCCGACGTGGCGACGTCCCGTAAGCGCCTCGAACTCCAGATGAGCCAGTTGCAGGGCCAGTCCTCAAAGCTGGAGGAGCAGGGCAAGAAGGCCCTCGCCCTCGGCCGCGAGGACCTCGCCCGCGAGGCGCTCTCCCGCCGTGCCGCGCTCCAGCAGCAGGTCACGGACCTGGAGTCGCAGCACCAGACGCTCCAGGGCGAGGAGGAGAAGCTCACGCTCGCCTCCCAGCGGCTCCAGGCCAAGGTGGACGCCTTCCGTACGAAGAAGGAGACCATCAAGGCCACCTACACCGCCGCCCAGGCGCAGACCCGCATCGGCGAGGCCTTCTCCGGCATCTCGGAGGAGATGGGCGACGTGGGCATGGCCATCCAGCGGGCCGAGGACAAGACGGCCCAGCTCCAGGCACGTTCCGGTGCCATCGACGAACTGCTCGCCTCCGGTGCGCTCGACGACCCGTCCGGCATGGCGAAGGACGACATCACGGCGGAGCTGGACCGGCTCTCCGGCGGTACGGACGTCGAGCTGGAGCTTCAGCGGATGAAGGCCGAGCTGGCCGGCGGCTCGGAGGGCGGCGGACGGCAGGCCATCGAGAGCGGCGGCACCGAGCAGGCCCAGGGACAGGCCCAGGGACAGGGGCAGGACCAGCAGCAGTCCCAGGACACACCGAGGTTCGAGAAGTAG
- a CDS encoding DUF3043 domain-containing protein: MFRSRSKDGQAAPADKVTAAEPQQTRDPQAPKGRPTPKRSEAQSQRRTLAKTPANRKEAAKRQREARRTDMARQRQALASGDERYLPARDKGPVRRFARDYVDSRWSVAEFFLPLAVIILVLSMMPSLQLKNISLLLWLMVIVMIVLDSIGLGFRLRKDLAARFPDQNRRGAVAYALMRTLQLRKMRLPKPQVARGEKP, encoded by the coding sequence GTGTTCCGAAGCCGTTCGAAGGACGGGCAGGCCGCTCCCGCCGACAAGGTGACCGCCGCCGAGCCCCAGCAGACCCGTGATCCGCAGGCCCCGAAGGGCAGGCCCACGCCCAAGCGCAGCGAGGCGCAGTCGCAGCGCCGCACGCTCGCGAAGACCCCGGCCAACCGCAAGGAGGCCGCCAAGCGGCAGCGCGAGGCGCGCCGCACCGACATGGCCCGGCAGCGGCAGGCGCTGGCGAGCGGGGACGAGCGTTATCTGCCCGCACGCGACAAGGGTCCCGTGCGGCGCTTCGCACGCGACTATGTCGACTCGCGCTGGTCGGTCGCGGAGTTCTTCCTGCCCCTGGCAGTGATCATCCTGGTGCTGAGCATGATGCCGTCGCTCCAGCTCAAGAACATCTCGCTGTTGCTCTGGCTGATGGTGATCGTGATGATCGTGCTGGACTCGATCGGGCTCGGCTTCCGGCTCCGCAAGGACCTGGCCGCGCGCTTCCCGGACCAGAACCGGCGCGGTGCCGTCGCCTACGCGCTGATGCGTACGCTCCAGCTCCGCAAGATGCGCCTGCCCAAGCCGCAGGTCGCACGCGGCGAGAAGCCCTGA